A part of Limihaloglobus sulfuriphilus genomic DNA contains:
- a CDS encoding glucokinase, whose product MTDFTINWKTDKIEFENITLAGDIGGTNTNIAFVGHHNGNFEVIVECVFETQRLSSCVEAVRHTLKAVAQKAPQLKADKCCISAAGPVVENICTPSHIKWDINAYEINQLLKIPTMVINDFMAISYSLPLLDVNNPGQILQLPHTTGLVSPQVGNMRAIVGAGTGLGTGFLIGQKGNYVACPSEAGHINFAGFDSETRRLKDFVGKIVDYYSPGVEPIVSGMGIVNIFRFFKEYKRIPITGVLEEIDQAGDTNKPGLITKYAPQNPICGDIVRLFIKLYGKFASNIAASLLPTVGLYLAGGIVTRTEKFFLEENLFMHYFEQNYNPVIREVLKAIPVYIIRDYSVSLYGAANAAHCAGKMPKGFSPEFVG is encoded by the coding sequence ATGACCGATTTTACGATTAACTGGAAAACAGATAAGATAGAATTCGAAAACATAACACTTGCCGGCGATATCGGCGGCACAAACACAAACATCGCCTTTGTCGGCCATCATAACGGCAATTTCGAAGTGATTGTCGAGTGCGTCTTTGAGACACAGAGGCTCTCAAGCTGCGTAGAAGCCGTCCGCCACACACTCAAAGCCGTAGCCCAAAAGGCCCCCCAACTAAAAGCGGACAAATGCTGTATCAGCGCCGCGGGACCTGTGGTTGAGAATATCTGCACCCCCTCGCATATCAAATGGGACATAAACGCCTATGAGATAAACCAGCTTCTCAAAATACCAACAATGGTCATAAACGACTTCATGGCAATTAGTTACAGCCTGCCGCTGCTCGACGTAAACAATCCCGGCCAGATACTCCAGCTGCCTCACACAACAGGGCTCGTATCGCCGCAGGTGGGCAATATGCGTGCCATCGTCGGCGCGGGCACGGGACTGGGAACAGGCTTTCTAATCGGCCAGAAAGGAAACTACGTCGCCTGCCCCTCCGAGGCAGGACACATCAATTTCGCCGGCTTTGACTCCGAAACACGCCGCCTGAAAGACTTTGTCGGCAAGATTGTGGACTACTACAGCCCGGGCGTTGAGCCGATTGTCTCCGGCATGGGAATCGTGAACATCTTCAGGTTTTTCAAAGAATATAAGCGGATCCCCATCACAGGCGTTCTCGAAGAAATAGACCAGGCCGGCGACACGAACAAGCCCGGCCTGATAACAAAATACGCCCCGCAAAACCCGATTTGCGGCGATATTGTCCGGCTGTTCATCAAACTTTACGGAAAATTCGCATCAAACATCGCCGCCAGCCTGCTGCCCACCGTCGGACTCTACCTCGCAGGCGGTATCGTAACCAGAACGGAAAAATTCTTCCTCGAGGAAAACCTCTTCATGCACTACTTCGAGCAGAACTACAACCCGGTGATCAGAGAGGTTCTAAAGGCGATCCCGGTATATATCATACGCGACTACTCCGTATCACTCTACGGAGCGGCAAACGCCGCACACTGCGCAGGAAAAATGCCCAAAGGCTTCAGCCCAGAATTTGTCGGATAA